The genomic window CTTGTTGCCCATGTTGGAGAAGCCAACGCCGGCTCCAGCTGACTGTATCCATTGTATGCGCTGGGTGAAGCTTGGCTTTGCAAAAATCATGAGGGCCGTCATGCCTATACTGCGGGTTGCGACATGCTCGAGTCGCTGACTGCCCTGGCTATGCAGATCTGCTGCAAGCTGGACGGTCGTGGTGACGCGGTCGAAGTAGGGCTTCAGATACGAGCCGCCAAGGAATGAGTAGGCGATGGGTGCAACTTCTTGTAGGGAGATGGCGACAATGTCTGGGACTGGAGCGCCTTTGGGCAGGGCATCGAAGAAAGAGGGCGCAAGTGATTGGGGATCCGCGAGCGTGCGTGCACAGTTGAACGTCAGGAGGTACAAATCAAACATGGCGAGATGTCAGGCCATGCGCAGATGCTGGAAACGCGCCGGTCAGCATCGCTGGGCTCCTTTGGGCGCCGTTTGGGCTACCCGTGGCAGGGACCGAGCCTGTCGGCGGACGGTTGACGTGGGGGGTTTGAAGCTGAAGGAAAATGGCAAAGGCATACTATGGTTTCTTCAAAAGGTACTCTGAGGGATGCACTCGGCTAGGAGTGCCCAGTCGTGCCTCGACTTCGAGTGCTTGCGTGTCAACAAGCGTGAGATATGCGTCACGGTGTTGGGCTTCCCCGTACAATCGGCCCTCGCGGGGGAGAGGCCAAGCGAGATGGCACTGCTGGGTTCCACAAGGGTCTTGGAGGTGGAGACTGGAGTGCGACGGCGTGCAGAAAAGAGAGTACCTGGTTGGGGATGAGGGAGTGTTGCTAGAAGATCGTGGGCCTCCCTGCATCGATTGTCCTTCCGCCGACGTCATTGCCATCAGCAAAAGAATGGTGGGGAGCTTGGAGCTCCAAATCCGGAGCTGCTTCAACAGCTTCAAAACAATCAATCGAAGCAATTACGCCGTGGAACTGTCATACGACTCACTTGCGATTGCCTTCGTTCTACTCGTTTAGTTCTTCGACTGTTCAAACCTGTGTGCCCAATTCCCTTGGGTGAGTCGATCGTCGCGAGGCGCTTTCACGGACGGGATCTAGAAGCCTTGTCGCGACTGACGATATCTGAGCACAAGCTGCAGCTGCATAGCCTTTTAAACAGCCGCTTATCCCCCGAAAAACGCCACTTGGAGCTTCCCTTCCACTTCAGACTTCTCCTTCAACATGTTCAGAGCACAGATTGGCCGCCAGGTTGCGCGTGCAGCCAGAGTGCAGGCTCCAAGAGCTGCATTCCGCCCTGCCACTGCTTCTGTCCGTCCCTTCACAAGCTCCGTGAGCCGGTTCGACAAGAGCACTGAGGGAGATCATGACGCGGGCTCGTCGTCAGCTGCGCCCGGAGAGAGCGGAGACCACGAGGGCCAGTTTGCCCGCACAAGGGAGGACATTGTGGTAGAGTACCCTGAGGAGAAGGACCTCCCTCCTTCGCAGCCCGTTCAAGGCCGTGGAGGCTTCCATTTCAAGCGCACGCTCGCTACTTTCTCTATGGAGGGTAAGACTGCGATCGTCACGGGAGGAGCGCGAGGACTGGGTCTGGTCATGGCCCAAGCTTTGGTCACCTCCGGCGCCGATGTTGCCATTGTCGACATGAACAAGGAGGAGGCTCAGCGGTCCGCTGAGGGGCTCATTGATCTGTTCAAGAAGGAGAACGATTCGGGCTACACCAGGTGAGTTGCACGTTGCACGTTGCTTGACATTGGTCTCTGCTGACCCATTCACCAAGGCTGCCCAAAGTCACCGCTCACTACTGCGATGTCTCGAGCCCGGACTCTGTAAACGAGTCGTTTGCTGAGATTGTCCAAACACACGGCAAGGTCGACAACCTCGTCACTTCTGCCGGCTTCACCGAAAACTACGATGCGATTTCGTACCCTCACGACCGCATGCAGAAGCTCTGGGGCGTCAATGTCGACGGCACGTACCTGTACGCGGTCGCTGTCGCGAAGCACCTGATGGAGCGCAAGGCGCCCGGCAGCGTGGTCATGATTGGCAGCATGTCTGGGTCCATTGTCAACGTACCGCAGCCGCAGGCTCCCTACAACGCAGCCAAAGCTGCCGTGCGGCACTTGGCTGCTAGTCTGGCGGTGGAGTGGTCGCACGCCGGCATTCGCGTCAACTGCATCTCGCCCGGCTACATGCTCACAGCTCTGTGAGTGCGCTAGCTTTGAAGTCAGGATCCATGTGCTAACCGTCGTGCAGGACCAAGAAGATCCTCGACGACAACCCGGAGCTGCAGAAGCAGTGGACCTCGCTCATCCCCATGGGCAAGATGGGCCGTCCTGAGGACCTGATGGGTGCTGTCACTTTCCTGTCCAGCGACGCCAGTCTGTACGTGAACGGCGCAGATCTGCGTGTTGACGGAGCCTACACGTGCACTTAGTGAgttgggtagggtagggtagggtggaggtggaggtggaggtagGTGGAAGTTCTTGTGCGATCAGATAGAGTAGGGGATACTGTACGATCAGACAGAGTGGAGACGGTGTTGTCGATGAATGCAAGTGTTGAAACTCGTAGTTCGCGCCTCAGTGGCTCAGTTCAGTGGCGCAGTGGCTCACTGCTATGACGGAGCGGAGACTTGGTGTGGAGCGGCCCGGGCGGCTTAGGTTAGTGCACGCACGCCGCTCACCTCCCCAGATGAGACACAGCGGCTCTCAGCGCGGCCCCGAAGACCGAAGACAACGTCGACAGCTGCCACGGCGAAGAACGCACCTCTGCTGCGCGCAATGCAGCACTCCCACATGGTCCCTGCCACCtagcccacgcccacgcccacgcccacgcccacgcctaCGCCCACGCCCGCCCTCGCGATCCTCCCCATCATGTTCAACCTTGGCAATCTGGTGCAAAAGGCCCAGCAGCTCATCGAGCCCACGCTCAGCACCATCGCCGCCCCGCCCTCGTCCGACCGCCGCCCCTCCAAGGCCACGCTCTTCCGCTACCAGTTCCGCCTGCCCGACTCGCAGAACCCGCTGCAGGAAATCACCGCCGAGCTCACCCTCCAGCCCCACCACTCGACGAGGGggcccgccgccgccgatgCTGCGACCGAGGGTGAGCGCGGCCAGGGCAACCACTACGTGGGCAAGCTGCACCTGAGCGAGCAGTACCTCTGCTTCTCCACCCAGGGCGCCAGCTTCGTCAACTCGGCCAGCTCCACGTCCTCCAGCAGCTTCACGGGCCAGACACACGGCGCCGGGCCCGCCGGCAATGGCTTCACCCTGCCCCTGTGCGGCATCCGGCGTGTCGAGCGCCTGCACAGCCAGAGCTACATGTTCGCCCTCGCCATCACCACGTGGAACGGCATCCCGGACGCAAAGACGAAGACGCCGTCCGGCCAGAAGCTCACCATCCAGCTGGCTGGGTCGCGCCAGGCCTGCGAGCGCTTCTGCGACGGCCTGAAGAAGGGGCTCAGGGAAGGTGTCAAGGGCGTCGACACGCTGCGCAAGGTCGCCGCCACAAGCTACTCGGAGTACCTGCTCACCACCGACGACGAAGACAAGTCTGCGGGCGCCGAGGCCAAGCCAGGCCGAGAGCATCCAGACACAGGCCTGGGTCTGACTTTCAAGTACCCGGGCAATGCGCGCAAGCTGCGAGACGCCACCAAGATCCGGCTCTGGCGCGAGTACCTGCGAGGTATGTGTGTATTGTCTTCATCGTCTTCTGCGTCTTCTGCGTCTTCTGCGTCTTCTATCCCACACTGACACATTGCAGAAAACGGTCGAGGTGCCACCCTCATCCGCCAGCCCACCTTCCACAAGCTCATCCGCGTCGGTCTCCCCAATCGACTGCGAGGCGAAACATGGGAGCTCACGTCCGGCGCTTTCTTCCTCCGTCTGCAAGATCCAAACCTCTACACCGACACACTAGCAAAGTTCTCAGGGCGAGAGTCCCTGGCGATAGACGAGATCGAGAAGGACCTGAACCGCAGTCTGCCCGAATACCCAGGCTTCCAGGACGAGGCGGGCATCGGCCGATTGCGGAGAGTGTTGACAGCATACAGCTGGACAAACGAAGAGGTGGGCTACTGTCAGGCCATGAACATTGTCGTGGCGGCGCTGTTGATGTACGTATATCTTTCTGCTGATAAAGCCCTGCCTCTGACAGCACAAGTTACGTGTCCGAGTCCCAGgctttctttttactctCCGTCCTGTGTGACCGCCTCCTCCCTGGATACTACTCACAGACCATGTACGGTACTTTGCTGGATCAAAAAGTCTTCGAGTCGCTGGTCGAGAAGACAATGCCCATTCTCTGGGACCACCTTGTCAAGTCCGATGTTCAGCTTTCCGTCGTGTCCCTACCTTGGTTTCTTTCGCTGTATATCAATTCGATGCCCCTGATTTTTGCATTCCGAGTCCTAGACGTCTTTTTCCTGGAGGGACCAAAGGTGCTTTTCCAGATTGGTCTCGCCATTCTGCGCATCAACGGAGAGCAGCTGCTGGACGCTGCCGATGATGGCTCGTTCATTTCCGTCCTGAAGTCTTACTTTTCGAGACTTGACGAGTCTGCCCATCCCAAGTCTGAGAACGCTAAGCTGCGAGCTGTGACTCGGTTCCAGGAGCTGATGGTGGTGGCGTTCAAGGAATTTGCAGGCATTACCCAAAATACCATTTCCGAGCAACGCGCGAAGCACAAAGATGCAGTGTTGGAGAACATTGAGAACTTTGCCAAACGCACTTCTATCCGGAACCTGGGTCCGGAGAGCAAAAAGCTGAGCGTGACCGATCTAGGCTTTTTGTACGACAAATTCTACGCAGTCCTATATGAGCGACAACAGCGCGCCGAAATCATGCAGCAAGAGGCGGAGCGGAAAGCAAAAGCC from Ascochyta rabiei chromosome 2, complete sequence includes these protein-coding regions:
- a CDS encoding D-arabinitol 2-dehydrogenase, whose product is MFRAQIGRQVARAARVQAPRAAFRPATASVRPFTSSVSRFDKSTEGDHDAGSSSAAPGESGDHEGQFARTREDIVVEYPEEKDLPPSQPVQGRGGFHFKRTLATFSMEGKTAIVTGGARGLGLVMAQALVTSGADVAIVDMNKEEAQRSAEGLIDLFKKENDSGYTRLPKVTAHYCDVSSPDSVNESFAEIVQTHGKVDNLVTSAGFTENYDAISYPHDRMQKLWGVNVDGTYLYAVAVAKHLMERKAPGSVVMIGSMSGSIVNVPQPQAPYNAAKAAVRHLAASLAVEWSHAGIRVNCISPGYMLTALTKKILDDNPELQKQWTSLIPMGKMGRPEDLMGAVTFLSSDASLYVNGADLRVDGAYTCT
- a CDS encoding GTPase activating protein (GAP) — encoded protein: MFNLGNLVQKAQQLIEPTLSTIAAPPSSDRRPSKATLFRYQFRLPDSQNPLQEITAELTLQPHHSTRGPAAADAATEGERGQGNHYVGKLHLSEQYLCFSTQGASFVNSASSTSSSSFTGQTHGAGPAGNGFTLPLCGIRRVERLHSQSYMFALAITTWNGIPDAKTKTPSGQKLTIQLAGSRQACERFCDGLKKGLREGVKGVDTLRKVAATSYSEYLLTTDDEDKSAGAEAKPGREHPDTGLGLTFKYPGNARKLRDATKIRLWREYLRENGRGATLIRQPTFHKLIRVGLPNRLRGETWELTSGAFFLRLQDPNLYTDTLAKFSGRESLAIDEIEKDLNRSLPEYPGFQDEAGIGRLRRVLTAYSWTNEEVGYCQAMNIVVAALLIYVSESQAFFLLSVLCDRLLPGYYSQTMYGTLLDQKVFESLVEKTMPILWDHLVKSDVQLSVVSLPWFLSLYINSMPLIFAFRVLDVFFLEGPKVLFQIGLAILRINGEQLLDAADDGSFISVLKSYFSRLDESAHPKSENAKLRAVTRFQELMVVAFKEFAGITQNTISEQRAKHKDAVLENIENFAKRTSIRNLGPESKKLSVTDLGFLYDKFYAVLYERQQRAEIMQQEAERKAKASRAKATEIVSGFAGNNTEKGRVALGVSPTQMDYDAFREFLAGIAKWAVTDSPTSPKEASGAVSHSYFGSSLRSRPPMSPWGSGPEPADHEFLKRLFRRWDTDMTDSLSLQNVVAGFAAVKGTKDIMSNISYFFELYDDDGDGRVDREGILRISEALLFLSRRGLHESVSPSASSLDVGSEPALSRDEQFLSSVSAFIRRCFEYADPDHASNQNSSAIDEAEEGVDNFAIGDEDEDDLIDFGSEPATPKAGQAVQNPLSPTKPDTKSSSSSPTPSTHTVESDTGVRHEKAKAANLALDPNKPLHITLPTFRMVILADEVLEQFFEVGFSSSFRLADEPLPSSASTSSNLTTFSNAGRHAAAFTGGMGVVGGAGVGVVPPGKSIRGMLDNIVNDGMRVAAEVRRRYDEAQKELDAQSQHAKDEEEDEEEHKDADLLEGAETADVASIKEENLSALLSPGAEKEIRSTKDRRASDASRRVLEFESDKA